ATAACCCTATACTTCATCTCTAATTTCAAGAATTCACAACCTAAGAAGAAATCCTGTGCACAAGTCCAGCAACTAACAAGAAGAGGCTCCAGAGAAGGGGAAGAATCGACGGCGGAAGGAAGGCTAGTACTGGGTCACGAGCCGTCGGGCGCAGAGGGAGCAGTAGAACTTGCGCTTGGTGCGGAAGCAGAGCGGGAGGAAGCAGAACCGCCACTGGCTCTCCACGTCCACCGCCTGCACCGCCCCGCCGCAGTACGGGCACGCCCCCGGCGCCACCTGCCGCGCCACCACCCGCTCGTCCTCGTCGCACACGAACACCAGGCACATCTCcggggaaggaaggaaggaacgCCGGCACCCCTTCTGGCAGCTCACCTGCTACGGAAGAACCAAGGAATGAAGAAGTCGCGAGGAGTCGGTTTGCTCTTGCTGTCTTCGGCGGCTTTTGGCAGAGAATATGATTTTCCGTGCTTTCTTCGGCGTGGGGGGTCGTGGGTTTTATGTAAGAGAGAACGCGGATCGAGAGAATGCTAGAATGCACGTTTTGATTGAggttgaggaggaggaatcggaATGTTACTCTAAGGACGATGCGCGTGTGTAGAAGATTCCTCCCACGCGTGGAGGAAACTTTCGGTCGTGCGGAAGGTTCGGCGTCTGACCACGCGCCTCCCTTTGCGCCTTCCTTTCCGTAAAGGCCCACCCTTAGGGACGAGGAAAAAAAACCGCCAGGACCGAATCAGAGCGATTTCAAGAGTCACCGATCCAGTTTTcggttttttaaaattgaaagcAGTGGAGTGGTGGAGCGGTGAACTTCGATTCCACCTGATCGATTCTTATTaatgtttaaattttatattttaataaagaTAATGGAAAAAGTGATCATCATATTGTTTAGAGAAGACGTCGTGTAACAACATTCTCGTAAAAGTTTGGGTTGATGGAATCTCCTTTATTTGCAAGGAATTTCTTTTTAtcgtgcaaaaaaaaaattctctttgttCGCTCGGATTCAAAGATTTTAGCCTCTTTATTTTGGTGTGATTTACGGTCGCCAAATCTCCCTTTGATTTACTCCTGGCTGCACCTTCCTTTCTTgatggccaaatttggctgACTACGGGTTAATTGCGCGTATGGAATATTCTTTCCATGTTGTTAAGTAATGAGCAAATCCATTGATTCCTACcccataattaaaatatttcacaTCGCCAGATATTCTTTACTAAATCAATTAATGGAATACCTATTGCATTAAGCAGTGTTGCTCCTCCAAACTAGTTTGGTCATTTTGCTCTTTTCTTGGTGATTGCTTTATTTGTACTAATTCATCCATTTCGAGTATAAATCATTCCGTACAATTTATGGGGATAGAATTCCTGAGGCGAAACCGACGGCTAAAGATCACGGAAGGATTGTAGTCCGAACTCGAGTTCCAAAgcaataagaaattgaaaaaggaagaacaagatatgttaactaaaatttttataatttatcgcaaagtacaattgagtcataaaactaacttgtcaaattaattaaatcgaGTCATTCCATAAACTCCGTTCAATTTGACTAACAAAAAATGtgaacatgatttttttaatattatccctCTCATATGTGGCAATAATGTGGctaaattataatatataagaCTAAAATAACATTGTTTTGGTCTgaatctaatttttaatgctaattaatttaaaatatttgtttttttacaaaaaaaagctaaattcaagaaaaaaagagaagtaagTCAAGTAGGGTTGCAAGCCCTTGCTGCTGCTACCGCCCCACCATCACTAAGAGGAGCTGGCGAGGGTGTCAATGAGCCGGCAGGGGTTGTCGGGGCCCAATTAGGGGCCAACGACCCTCTTTAGTAGTAGGCAAGAGTTGTGGCCCTCTCTTGACCCTTGCGTAGATCGAGCTAGGGTCACCAGCCCTTGCGTAGACCTAGTCAAGGGTCAAGGGAGGGTCGTCGCCCTCGCCTACTAGCGGCAAGGGTTGTCGGCCCCTGGTTGAGCCCAAGCGACCCCCTTCGGCTCATCCCACCCTCACTAGCCCCTCTTGACAATGGTGGGGCGATGGCAAGGGCTTGCAATCCTACTCGTCTAACTCCTAACATATATATAagctttttttaaaatttaatttaaataaaaatagtactaaatcaaatttagatcaCAATGATGTTATTTTAGtcttatattttataatttagcCATGTTATCGCTACATAGGAAATAGGTAATATTAAAAAGTCACGTCGTTATTTTTCGTTAGTTAAATTGGATGAATTTAACGAAATGACTTGATTTAATCAATTTGACgagttttataaattaattgcactttatataatttttaaagtttagttgtatttttgtaataagttttagaatttctagtgaatataaaaaaaagaaaaaatgaaaaaaaagagagattttacAAGCGTTGCAGCTCCAAAGAGCATAAATGAAGGGCTTGGAATTGACAATGACCAAGAGATTAAAGTCCTAGAAATGAAATTGGCAAGAAAATGTGAACATGACAAAAGTGGATTGAACGACTAAATTGCAGTTGCAGGAAAAGTCAAATCGGAACGAGTGAAAAACCCTCAGAGCAAAAGGTGACCCTGCCCTCCACGCCAAGTCCAACTCATCGACCGACCACTTCATTGCGTCTGCATTGGGTTTTCACGGTTGCGTTCTCTCGAGATAattctcttttttgcttttttatctATCAgatagtccatgaacttttattcGATATACAAATCatgcataaatttttaatttggacaATGCGATTCCTAAATTTTGGGCAATAAGCAAtataattcctaaatttttaatttattcaatataaatgATAATATTCAGGATAAtccataaattatatgaaaatatttaaaagtgcaataaccacatcaaataaattaaaattcaagtatGACATTATACGTTGGACTCGACATTGTGCATTGAACCAAAGTTTATGAACCACaagaaacaaattaaatgtTTGGAAAAGATATTACACATTGGATCAAAGTTCAGAAATCATTCCTATCATTGTACCTATATTAATCTTTGATGCAAATCGAACTGAATGATCTAATTCCCTCGTTTGGCCATACTGAATGACCTTTTTTGCATATCCTTTCTCTTTTTGACTGTGGAGATCCAGTCTTTATTATTCATCACGTCTGTTGTTTCTAGAAGTACTTACATCTCTTCCTTGGACTTGAAGAAACTCGATCATAATGACCATTGATATCTTGAGATGTAATTGCAAAATCACACGTCATCCAGGATGCATTTGTTtcgaaaaaagagaagaagcagaatcatttggaaaatatttttcaaaaaatgatcgcttatatcatttataaaattgaatgaatatgaaaattattgTTGCtactaatgaaaatatttttcactgaGTAATTATATCAAGCAATAGACATTTTTCATGGAGTAATTTTGTCAAATGATACAATCGATCATTTTAGAAAAActgtttttcaaattattaacttttctcaaaataaaCGGAGCTCTTATATAAATAGTAATTTAAACATGACATCCGAAGATTTAGTGGCGTTTCCCTGCTAAAGAAGATGCAATAGGCAGAAGCTATTAGAGCATAAAAAGATCCCTACCCTCTATATTAGTAGTAGATCTAACGTTGTGGAACTTGTTTTGCTGATTTCTCTTACTTCAATGTGGATCGTAATATACACGTGGTGCAATTTCTTTGGCTGAATCGTATCAAATATTAGGCACATGCCTTGAGTTGCGTCCTAACTCTACAAGCATAGGGGAACAATCGTTCTCCTACTCAGGATGCAGTCTCATATGCATAACTCATATCAATCTATTATCAAAACatatattcatatatttattgaaaataaaggCAAGtccaccaaataaaaaaattatatatttctcCAATGATCAACAAACTAAGCCCAACAAATACCATTTCAAACATGTATATGACTATCTTGTCTTATACGAAAATCCATCTCAAAAAAATCTCCCACCATGTCTCTTCTATCCTATTCGTTGATAGCTATTGTCATAATTTCGGTGACACCTGGTGACACTGAGTCAAGAAAATGACGGATTTACATGTAATGCCAAAGGCGGACCAACAATCCACAATTAGCATGGCTTCTCCTAGACTCTTACCTTGCATGAAGTTGGGattttcatttaattcaattaattataAGACATCATGAGCCTATTTGAGttggttaaaaatcaattgagatATAGGTATCCTGTATAACCAGAAATCTAAAGTACACCAATTATCTAATTAGTGCTCTTTTGATATCTTAACTTTGATTGGTTTGATTAGGGCAATCTTTGACCATTATATTAATCATGAGTGATTGCACAGTCAAGGAAAAGTAGATAGTCACGATCAATGTGATAAAAGTAAGGTGTTGGGAAAGTTAAACACCATAAAGCACCAAGAATAgaatatacatatacatataaatacatacatataatatataatatggcCTTGTTATTAAGCCCTAGGACAGCAACTTCCATGAATTAAGTTCAAATGAGTCCAATTCCTTTTTTCAAAGACTGCTCTACCTAAAGCAATAATAAAGTCAGAGGTACTCATTAAAATATCTAAACCAAATGAATGCTAACTAAATAGAGCTAAGCTACATCTATCACTAAAATAAGACAACCTAATCAAGACCTGCTCCTAacttattttctaatttcttttaaattttttatagtcagAAAATAGGGACTCTGGCTGGGCCCTTGGGCCCGGTCAGAATACGAACTGCTGTGGACTGTAGGATCTGGGCCACGGGTACGAAATTGGGCTACTAATTTGGCCcccctcttttcctttctaaCCTAACTAAGCCCAAATTAGGAAATAGCCATGACAAGCCCACTTTTATTAAAACTGCATCAGCTCCACGCAAATCCTCCTTACTTTCATAACTACACACTCCCCAAACATGcaataattctttaatttttttgttctttccctCTCATCGTCTTCCTCACAGGACCGAAAGCATACCCACTCGCTCATACCTTGCACCAATCAAAGCACCAGAACACCAACAACTCACTTCACGGTGAATCGGTCAATGTCCATCACCGGACTTCCGTTGTCGGTCGGCCGCCATTTCCAAATGCCATCGACATCCACCACCCATTCAAGAATTCGCAAATATGGTCACGAAGTTGGCTGGAGCAGACGGGGCTTGGAAAGGAATTCAATAGACAAGGCATGGACTCATTTAAGGATCGTCACGAGGCCTTTGCTTCTCCAACGAACCCCATTGCTTGACCACCGGCGCACACATGGTTTGCtagagagacagagaagaaaTTGCTCAGAAACATTCACGGTAGCCATAAATCGTACTAAAAATTTCAACACGGAATGAGGCATTCGAATATTAGTTTTGTGGAAAACTTGAACTATTCCTTCCAGGTAAATTTTGCGTACTAAGTTGCCTAGGTTTTAGAAGAATTGATTGTCTAAGATTAAATTCATCTAAATGagacgtgattttttttttaattctctaaTTAATTGGTGAAGAGCATCAGAGTTACATATCGACCCAGTCACACGGAAGGAAGATCATTAAAGTTGCATTTATTAATGTGTTCCAAAAAGACTATTTCTCCTTGATTATCGTAGTATAAATCAAGTTCACGAGCGAGGCCCacacatttgaaaaattgagtCTCCTCTTCAGCCTACGGTTATAatcctcttttgttttgtttcaattAGGAATAAAAGCTCTGTAGATTTTGTtaacaaatttataaaatattttttctaaaataatctgttatataatttgaaataattagttaatatatattattttcattatcaacaataatttatatctaaatatctTCATGGATGATagctatatttttttatttatttttgtaaatgatacaaACAAttacttttaggaaaatattttccaaattaattattttccttgaaataaATAGAGGCAAAATTATCGGCCCATCTTAGAAGTAGGGCCTTCAAATGGGTGGATCGAGTCGGGTTGGGTTTAGGTCATGTTGAAAATGATCCAACCcatattgacccatttaactcattttgactaattttcaTCTAATGTAAATTTGATAACCCATTTCGATCCAACCCATATTACCAAAAcacattaatatttaattcaatttaggtTAATCCACTCCCACCCATTGAATTCACTTTAAACTCTTCATATACATATTACTTGAgtaaaaacttcacatcaaattttaaaagtaacttaaacaataaaaattagtaaataaaaaaatgtgaaaaacatttaactaaacctaagaaagctcatttcttatgatttttaaatgatattgctaaaaacACTTAAACGCAATACAAATTGAATGgaaaagttttataattttgtttaaatcaattatttaatttaatttaatttaatttttcagaaaatatattttttaatttttttttttctttttcttcttctttggctggccGCTAGTCACAAGCAAGCTCGAGTGACTTGGCTCACTCAACGCCAGCAAGCTTGAGGCTTGCCGATCTCCCGATGTCAATGAGCTTGAGTCTCGCCGATCTCCCGACGTTAGTGAGCTTGAGTTTGAGATCGAGCTCACTCGATGCCAATGAGATTGAACTTGCCCGACACTAGCGAGCTTGAGTCTCGCCAGATCCAACAAGTTTAAGCCTCGCTTGGctggtcactggccatccccgTGCCAGCCACTagctaaggaaggaggaagaagaaagaacaaataagaaggaaaaaaaaagagaaataaaaaagaaaagaaaatgaaagaaaaaaaaaagaaatttaaattaattctaatttcgatttttgtaaagttaaatgGGAAAAGGGGGATTGTGAAGTTTGGGTTGGAAATGGGTTTTTAAGTCCAATcaatttaagacccatttaactaatattttcaaaatgtaagtgACCTATATATGATCCACTTCAAAAGTAAGTGTTCCCTATATGACCCatgtatgatttaaatgggtcatatatgggtttaagacccattttgacacctttACTTTTTACTTGAGGACCTAATTGTTGGAAGTGAATATAATCCCACACAGTGTCAACACAAAATACTCATGGTCACATGGAAGAAGCATAGGGCTATCAGAAAAGGACCGAGGGGATACCATTGAACTCTCCTTTTGCCACTACCATTTTTCAAATGAAGTGCAATTATACCTTGATACAACTAAGTGAACCTTACATCCTCAGTGCCCCAAGCCTCTTCATGGTTGATtgaaatgcttggaaattgaaaCTAGGCTTGCAAACAACTTACCTGTGAGACTTGCCCACTTTTTGGCATGGGGCATTTAGTTTCTTGGAACTCTGGGATGGGGAGGTGGAGAATCCATTTGAAAAAGAGGGAACGTGAATAGGGatgctaaagattctttatagAACAGAGAGGGGAAGATGAAGTAAAGGTTTTCAGGCAAGGACAAAAATGTTTACATTCTGGATAGGAGAGAGGGAACTTAGAAAGGAGGACAAAGGTGGGGATGAGGGATAGGGTCACTTAGTTTAGATAAGGGTTGCGATTAGATGAAGCGGTCTTAGGGCAAATTACCACTTATAAGATGGTGGAGAAGAGCTCCATTGGAGAAGAGAGCTCTATTAAAGGgataaattatccaatcaatgtCCTAAACTAATTATATGAatatcaattgaattttaaacattttgatttggacaatttagtcataaacctctCTGTCAAATTCTAATGTAGTCATTCTAGttgattttttgtaaaaaatcgATGATATGACGGTCTAGTTATTGTTGATTGCTCTACGTGGCATACTACCACGTTAGcgatttttgataaaaattatcaCGAAGAATTACATTGGAAATTTGCACAAAACTTTGTGACTTAAATAGTAAAAGggaaatgtttaggattgaatcgaCATCCGTGTAATGGGTTTATgattaattgaacaattttccctctATTATAGACTAATAGTATAATTGTTTGTGTTGTTTTCATTGGTATGACAGagctgtttttttcttttttatttgggggGCAAAAACTTCTTGCATTTCATTGTGGAATAACATGAGTGTACCTTGAATGGGctacaaaatataataaatcccATAGGATTTGGACTTTGACAACCGAATCCACTACGAAAGTAATAGATGGGATCGTCTTCCCAAATCATTAATGAGACACTTTATTAATTGAATGCCATGTGTCCAAGTGGGATCCATTAATTCGATTTTTGTTCTCACTTTCATTAACCTCTCTCCCTCATtactt
This genomic stretch from Eucalyptus grandis isolate ANBG69807.140 chromosome 3, ASM1654582v1, whole genome shotgun sequence harbors:
- the LOC104422955 gene encoding uncharacterized protein LOC104422955; this encodes MCLVFVCDEDERVVARQVAPGACPYCGGAVQAVDVESQWRFCFLPLCFRTKRKFYCSLCARRLVTQY